The following are encoded together in the Tribolium castaneum strain GA2 chromosome 3, icTriCast1.1, whole genome shotgun sequence genome:
- the PheRS-m gene encoding probable phenylalanine--tRNA ligase, mitochondrial: protein MLKTLNISNFQIIRCLTSSVKPEIQSHLTLLETTYAKDDFTNVTDKIASHLGRNLHTKEHHPLSHVRQRIVNYFYKNFVNGRGNPTFSVYDALPPVVTVDQNFDSLLTPKDHPSRLKSDCYYLNRDYLLRAHMTAHQSELMRAGLNNFLMIGDVYRRDEIDRTHYPVFHQVDAVRLKTRDELFPKEQSLEIFEVGNNTQSTGTQQKQACHTLEAVKLMEHELKTTLAGLAKELFGETIEYRWIDTYFPFTQPSWELEVFHENNWLELLGCGIMRQPILTNSGIVDRIGWAFGIGLERVAMCLYKIPDIRLFWSKDTGFLNQFKVKYDEDVTYRQISQYPQCINDLSFWLPQDREFSSNDFYDLARNIGGDTIEQVVLVDEFTHPKLGKTSHCYRIIYRHMEKTLVQADVNVIHSEIAKVAASTLGVQIR from the coding sequence ATGTTGAAAACTCTAAATATTAGCAATTTCCAAATCATCAGATGTCTCACATCATCTGTAAAACCCGAAATCCAATCTCATTTAACATTACTAGAAACCACATATGCTAAAGACGACTTCACGAATGTCACCGATAAAATCGCCTCGCACTTGGGTCGCAATCTCCACACAAAAGAACACCACCCCCTTAGCCACGTGCGTCAAagaattgtaaattatttctacaaaaattttgtcaacgGCCGCGGAAACCCAACTTTCTCAGTGTATGACGCCCTGCCCCCGGTGGTAACCGTAGACCAAAACTTTGATAGCTTACTGACCCCCAAAGACCACCCGTCCCGCTTGAAAAGCGACTGTTATTACCTAAACCGGGACTATTTATTGCGGGCGCATATGACGGCCCACCAGTCGGAGCTGATGAGGGCCGGTTTGAACAACTTTCTAATGATTGGAGACGTCTACAGACGGGACGAAATCGACAGAACGCACTACCCGGTCTTCCACCAGGTGGACGCAGTTCGTCTGAAGACACGAGACGAGTTGTTCCCCAAAGAGCAAAGCTTGGAGATTTTTGAGGTGGGCAACAACACCCAGAGCACCGGAACCCAGCAGAAACAGGCGTGTCACACTCTGGAAGCGGTCAAGTTGATGGAACACGAACTGAAAACGACTCTGGCAGGCCTTGCCAAGGAGCTGTTTGGGGAGACAATTGAGTACAGGTGGATTGATACATATTTTCCGTTCACTCAACCGTCATGGGAGCTGGAGGTGTTTCACGAGAACAACTGGTTAGAACTGCTGGGATGTGGGATAATGAGACAGCCCATTTTAACCAACTCTGGCATTGTGGACAGGATTGGCTGGGCGTTCGGGATCGGGCTTGAAAGGGTCGCAATGTGTTTGTATAAAATACCCGATATTCGGCTCTTCTGGTCCAAAGACACTGGGTTTTTAAACCagtttaaagtaaaatatgaCGAAGACGTTACTTATAGACAAATCAGTCAATATCCACAATGTATCAACGATCTCAGTTTTTGGCTACCACAAGATAGGGAATTTTCGAGTAATGATTTCTACGACTTGGCCAGAAACATTGGAGGTGATACAATTGAACAAGTAGTTTTAGTGGACGAATTCACGCATCCAAAACTTGGGAAAACGAGTCACTGTTACCGCATTATCTACCGGCATATGGAAAAAACTCTGGTCCAGGCCGATGTCAATGTAATTCACAGCGAAATCGCCAAAGTTGCAGCCTCCACATTGGGAGTCCAGATTAGATAA
- the LOC663588 gene encoding synaptosomal-associated protein 25 isoform X5 has product MPAPAPVAENGAPRTELQELQLRAGQVTDESLESTRRMLALCEESHEVGMKTLVMLDEQGEQLDRIEDGMDQINADMREAEKNLTGMEKCCGLCVLPCQKGSSFKEDEGTWKGNDDGKVVNNQPQRMMDDRNGLGPQGGYIGRITNDAREEEMEENMGQVNTMIGNLRNMAIDMGSELENQNRQVDRINLKGESNETRIAVANQRANKLLKS; this is encoded by the exons ATGCCGGCACCTGCACCAGTCGCCGAAAATGGGGCCCCCCGAACCGAGCTGCAGGAGCTCCAGCTCCGGGCTGGGCAAGTCACCGATGAG TCTCTGGAGAGCACCCGGCGCATGTTGGCACTGTGTGAAGAG AGCCACGAGGTCGGGATGAAAACCCTGGTCATGCTGGATGAACAGGGCG AGCAACTGGACCGTATCGAGGATGGCATGGACCAAATCAACGCCGATATGCGAGAAGCCGAAAAGAACCTCACGGGGATGGAAAAATGTTGCGGACTGTGCGTTTTACCATGTCAGAA AGGGTCGTCGTTTAAAGAGGACGAAGGCACTTGGAAGGGTAACGACGACGGAAAAGTCGTGAATAATCAGCCGCAGAGAATGATGGACGATCGCAACGGTCTTGGGCCGCAGGGAGGATACATCGGACGTATCACAAACGACGCACGCGAGGAAGAAATGGAAGAAAACATGGGACAGGTTAATACCATGATCGGAAATTTGCGCAACATGGCCATCGACATGGGCTCAGAGTTGGAGAATCAAAACAGACAGGTCGATCGTATCAATCTCAAG GGTGAAAGCAACGAAACGCGCATTGCAGTGGCAAACCAGCGTGCCAACAAACTCCTCAAGTCCTAA
- the LOC663588 gene encoding synaptosomal-associated protein 25 isoform X6: MPAPAPVAENGAPRTELQELQLRAGQVTDESLESTRRMLALCEESKEAGIRTLVALDDQGEQLDRIEDGMDQINADMREAEKNLTGMEKCCGLCVLPCQKGSSFKEDEGTWKGNDDGKVVNNQPQRMMDDRNGLGPQGGYIGRITNDAREEEMEENMGQVNTMIGNLRNMAIDMGSELENQNRQVDRINLKGESNATRIEVANQRAHDLLK; this comes from the exons ATGCCGGCACCTGCACCAGTCGCCGAAAATGGGGCCCCCCGAACCGAGCTGCAGGAGCTCCAGCTCCGGGCTGGGCAAGTCACCGATGAG TCTCTGGAGAGCACCCGGCGCATGTTGGCACTGTGTGAAGAG AGCAAGGAGGCTGGAATCCGAACCTTGGTCGCTCTTGATGACCAGGGAG AGCAACTGGACCGTATCGAGGATGGCATGGACCAAATCAACGCCGATATGCGAGAAGCCGAAAAGAACCTCACGGGGATGGAAAAATGTTGCGGACTGTGCGTTTTACCATGTCAGAA AGGGTCGTCGTTTAAAGAGGACGAAGGCACTTGGAAGGGTAACGACGACGGAAAAGTCGTGAATAATCAGCCGCAGAGAATGATGGACGATCGCAACGGTCTTGGGCCGCAGGGAGGATACATCGGACGTATCACAAACGACGCACGCGAGGAAGAAATGGAAGAAAACATGGGACAGGTTAATACCATGATCGGAAATTTGCGCAACATGGCCATCGACATGGGCTCAGAGTTGGAGAATCAAAACAGACAGGTCGATCGTATCAATCTCAAG GGCGAGTCCAATGCAACAAGGATAGAGGTGGCCAATCAGCGTGCCCACGATCTCCTCAAGTAG
- the LOC663588 gene encoding synaptosomal-associated protein 25 isoform X3 translates to MPAPAPVAENGAPRTELQELQLRAGQVTDESLESTRRMLALCEESKEAGIRTLVALDDQGEQLDRIEDGMDQINADMREAEKNLTGMEKCCGLCVLPCQKGSSFKEDEGTWKGNDDGKVVNNQPQRMMDDRNGLGPQGGYIGRITNDAREEEMEENMGQVNTMIGNLRNMAIDMGSELENQNRQVDRINLKGESNETRIAVANQRANKLLKS, encoded by the exons ATGCCGGCACCTGCACCAGTCGCCGAAAATGGGGCCCCCCGAACCGAGCTGCAGGAGCTCCAGCTCCGGGCTGGGCAAGTCACCGATGAG TCTCTGGAGAGCACCCGGCGCATGTTGGCACTGTGTGAAGAG AGCAAGGAGGCTGGAATCCGAACCTTGGTCGCTCTTGATGACCAGGGAG AGCAACTGGACCGTATCGAGGATGGCATGGACCAAATCAACGCCGATATGCGAGAAGCCGAAAAGAACCTCACGGGGATGGAAAAATGTTGCGGACTGTGCGTTTTACCATGTCAGAA AGGGTCGTCGTTTAAAGAGGACGAAGGCACTTGGAAGGGTAACGACGACGGAAAAGTCGTGAATAATCAGCCGCAGAGAATGATGGACGATCGCAACGGTCTTGGGCCGCAGGGAGGATACATCGGACGTATCACAAACGACGCACGCGAGGAAGAAATGGAAGAAAACATGGGACAGGTTAATACCATGATCGGAAATTTGCGCAACATGGCCATCGACATGGGCTCAGAGTTGGAGAATCAAAACAGACAGGTCGATCGTATCAATCTCAAG GGTGAAAGCAACGAAACGCGCATTGCAGTGGCAAACCAGCGTGCCAACAAACTCCTCAAGTCCTAA
- the LOC663588 gene encoding synaptosomal-associated protein 25 isoform X4, whose amino-acid sequence MPAPAPVAENGAPRTELQELQLRAGQVTDESLESTRRMLALCEESTDAGAKTMEMLHHQGEQLDRIEDGMDQINADMREAEKNLTGMEKCCGLCVLPCQKGSSFKEDEGTWKGNDDGKVVNNQPQRMMDDRNGLGPQGGYIGRITNDAREEEMEENMGQVNTMIGNLRNMAIDMGSELENQNRQVDRINLKGESNETRIAVANQRANKLLKS is encoded by the exons ATGCCGGCACCTGCACCAGTCGCCGAAAATGGGGCCCCCCGAACCGAGCTGCAGGAGCTCCAGCTCCGGGCTGGGCAAGTCACCGATGAG TCTCTGGAGAGCACCCGGCGCATGTTGGCACTGTGTGAAGAG AGTACCGATGCCGGCGCCAAGACTATGGAAATGCTCCACCATCAAGGCG AGCAACTGGACCGTATCGAGGATGGCATGGACCAAATCAACGCCGATATGCGAGAAGCCGAAAAGAACCTCACGGGGATGGAAAAATGTTGCGGACTGTGCGTTTTACCATGTCAGAA AGGGTCGTCGTTTAAAGAGGACGAAGGCACTTGGAAGGGTAACGACGACGGAAAAGTCGTGAATAATCAGCCGCAGAGAATGATGGACGATCGCAACGGTCTTGGGCCGCAGGGAGGATACATCGGACGTATCACAAACGACGCACGCGAGGAAGAAATGGAAGAAAACATGGGACAGGTTAATACCATGATCGGAAATTTGCGCAACATGGCCATCGACATGGGCTCAGAGTTGGAGAATCAAAACAGACAGGTCGATCGTATCAATCTCAAG GGTGAAAGCAACGAAACGCGCATTGCAGTGGCAAACCAGCGTGCCAACAAACTCCTCAAGTCCTAA
- the LOC663588 gene encoding synaptosomal-associated protein 25 isoform X8 encodes MPAPAPVAENGAPRTELQELQLRAGQVTDESLESTRRMLALCEESHEVGMKTLVMLDEQGEQLDRIEDGMDQINADMREAEKNLTGMEKCCGLCVLPCQKGSSFKEDEGTWKGNDDGKVVNNQPQRMMDDRNGLGPQGGYIGRITNDAREEEMEENMGQVNTMIGNLRNMAIDMGSELENQNRQVDRINLKGESNATRIEVANQRAHDLLK; translated from the exons ATGCCGGCACCTGCACCAGTCGCCGAAAATGGGGCCCCCCGAACCGAGCTGCAGGAGCTCCAGCTCCGGGCTGGGCAAGTCACCGATGAG TCTCTGGAGAGCACCCGGCGCATGTTGGCACTGTGTGAAGAG AGCCACGAGGTCGGGATGAAAACCCTGGTCATGCTGGATGAACAGGGCG AGCAACTGGACCGTATCGAGGATGGCATGGACCAAATCAACGCCGATATGCGAGAAGCCGAAAAGAACCTCACGGGGATGGAAAAATGTTGCGGACTGTGCGTTTTACCATGTCAGAA AGGGTCGTCGTTTAAAGAGGACGAAGGCACTTGGAAGGGTAACGACGACGGAAAAGTCGTGAATAATCAGCCGCAGAGAATGATGGACGATCGCAACGGTCTTGGGCCGCAGGGAGGATACATCGGACGTATCACAAACGACGCACGCGAGGAAGAAATGGAAGAAAACATGGGACAGGTTAATACCATGATCGGAAATTTGCGCAACATGGCCATCGACATGGGCTCAGAGTTGGAGAATCAAAACAGACAGGTCGATCGTATCAATCTCAAG GGCGAGTCCAATGCAACAAGGATAGAGGTGGCCAATCAGCGTGCCCACGATCTCCTCAAGTAG
- the LOC663588 gene encoding synaptosomal-associated protein 25 isoform X7, producing MPAPAPVAENGAPRTELQELQLRAGQVTDESLESTRRMLALCEESTDAGAKTMEMLHHQGEQLDRIEDGMDQINADMREAEKNLTGMEKCCGLCVLPCQKGSSFKEDEGTWKGNDDGKVVNNQPQRMMDDRNGLGPQGGYIGRITNDAREEEMEENMGQVNTMIGNLRNMAIDMGSELENQNRQVDRINLKGESNATRIEVANQRAHDLLK from the exons ATGCCGGCACCTGCACCAGTCGCCGAAAATGGGGCCCCCCGAACCGAGCTGCAGGAGCTCCAGCTCCGGGCTGGGCAAGTCACCGATGAG TCTCTGGAGAGCACCCGGCGCATGTTGGCACTGTGTGAAGAG AGTACCGATGCCGGCGCCAAGACTATGGAAATGCTCCACCATCAAGGCG AGCAACTGGACCGTATCGAGGATGGCATGGACCAAATCAACGCCGATATGCGAGAAGCCGAAAAGAACCTCACGGGGATGGAAAAATGTTGCGGACTGTGCGTTTTACCATGTCAGAA AGGGTCGTCGTTTAAAGAGGACGAAGGCACTTGGAAGGGTAACGACGACGGAAAAGTCGTGAATAATCAGCCGCAGAGAATGATGGACGATCGCAACGGTCTTGGGCCGCAGGGAGGATACATCGGACGTATCACAAACGACGCACGCGAGGAAGAAATGGAAGAAAACATGGGACAGGTTAATACCATGATCGGAAATTTGCGCAACATGGCCATCGACATGGGCTCAGAGTTGGAGAATCAAAACAGACAGGTCGATCGTATCAATCTCAAG GGCGAGTCCAATGCAACAAGGATAGAGGTGGCCAATCAGCGTGCCCACGATCTCCTCAAGTAG
- the LOC663588 gene encoding synaptosomal-associated protein 25 isoform X1, producing MGPPEPSCRSSSSGLGKSPMSLWRAPGACWHCVKRVPMPAPRLWKCSTIKASHEVGMKTLVMLDEQGEQLDRIEDGMDQINADMREAEKNLTGMEKCCGLCVLPCQKGSSFKEDEGTWKGNDDGKVVNNQPQRMMDDRNGLGPQGGYIGRITNDAREEEMEENMGQVNTMIGNLRNMAIDMGSELENQNRQVDRINLKGESNETRIAVANQRANKLLKS from the exons ATGGGGCCCCCCGAACCGAGCTGCAGGAGCTCCAGCTCCGGGCTGGGCAAGTCACCGATGAG TCTCTGGAGAGCACCCGGCGCATGTTGGCACTGTGTGAAGAG AGTACCGATGCCGGCGCCAAGACTATGGAAATGCTCCACCATCAAGGCG AGCCACGAGGTCGGGATGAAAACCCTGGTCATGCTGGATGAACAGGGCG AGCAACTGGACCGTATCGAGGATGGCATGGACCAAATCAACGCCGATATGCGAGAAGCCGAAAAGAACCTCACGGGGATGGAAAAATGTTGCGGACTGTGCGTTTTACCATGTCAGAA AGGGTCGTCGTTTAAAGAGGACGAAGGCACTTGGAAGGGTAACGACGACGGAAAAGTCGTGAATAATCAGCCGCAGAGAATGATGGACGATCGCAACGGTCTTGGGCCGCAGGGAGGATACATCGGACGTATCACAAACGACGCACGCGAGGAAGAAATGGAAGAAAACATGGGACAGGTTAATACCATGATCGGAAATTTGCGCAACATGGCCATCGACATGGGCTCAGAGTTGGAGAATCAAAACAGACAGGTCGATCGTATCAATCTCAAG GGTGAAAGCAACGAAACGCGCATTGCAGTGGCAAACCAGCGTGCCAACAAACTCCTCAAGTCCTAA
- the LOC663588 gene encoding synaptosomal-associated protein 25 isoform X2 encodes MGPPEPSCRSSSSGLGKSPMSLWRAPGACWHCVKRVPMPAPRLWKCSTIKASHEVGMKTLVMLDEQGEQLDRIEDGMDQINADMREAEKNLTGMEKCCGLCVLPCQKGSSFKEDEGTWKGNDDGKVVNNQPQRMMDDRNGLGPQGGYIGRITNDAREEEMEENMGQVNTMIGNLRNMAIDMGSELENQNRQVDRINLKGESNATRIEVANQRAHDLLK; translated from the exons ATGGGGCCCCCCGAACCGAGCTGCAGGAGCTCCAGCTCCGGGCTGGGCAAGTCACCGATGAG TCTCTGGAGAGCACCCGGCGCATGTTGGCACTGTGTGAAGAG AGTACCGATGCCGGCGCCAAGACTATGGAAATGCTCCACCATCAAGGCG AGCCACGAGGTCGGGATGAAAACCCTGGTCATGCTGGATGAACAGGGCG AGCAACTGGACCGTATCGAGGATGGCATGGACCAAATCAACGCCGATATGCGAGAAGCCGAAAAGAACCTCACGGGGATGGAAAAATGTTGCGGACTGTGCGTTTTACCATGTCAGAA AGGGTCGTCGTTTAAAGAGGACGAAGGCACTTGGAAGGGTAACGACGACGGAAAAGTCGTGAATAATCAGCCGCAGAGAATGATGGACGATCGCAACGGTCTTGGGCCGCAGGGAGGATACATCGGACGTATCACAAACGACGCACGCGAGGAAGAAATGGAAGAAAACATGGGACAGGTTAATACCATGATCGGAAATTTGCGCAACATGGCCATCGACATGGGCTCAGAGTTGGAGAATCAAAACAGACAGGTCGATCGTATCAATCTCAAG GGCGAGTCCAATGCAACAAGGATAGAGGTGGCCAATCAGCGTGCCCACGATCTCCTCAAGTAG
- the LOC663604 gene encoding adenylate kinase 7, which produces MSDVSLAKTPVEELAGGDQPEDSEQPEVYKPYKVFINHVDSYHSKYISAYITDQIYGLSKLMRQGGPGEEAPGEEAAAVKPAMQDLPKDKYEFIGTLTSVYKEPSEDILYTLSEDDEDFREKILKCGFIIYDITKYPKQIEKALKTLSILTEQLNDISKIGPKTYEQFNETKIFILISTIMTWGLTKPLDPDDPDLPFSEVDYRKRRPHPNYKEHYACEKEVIKIGQQYKDKLKTYVVCTGLTYGEEEDILDFFFKTAWYNEVLPIFDNGNNKIPFIHVRDLAKALHGLMENAPPKPQYILAVEQTPTTLKKFIKTLSKALGDGKVANIMSEEAFLYKNMTQTVFERCTVNLNMEPVFLVENLQLEWQSELTIAENMLQVVREFTTKRNLRPVKIIIHGPPGSGKTHLAKKMCEYYNSKYVSIPTMLEDYIKIWKESLIRPEKPKLEETEYLGEEELEEEVEDEEDPQQILEQIREMELFMEAGIEKIPDDYITGLLRSYLAKNFCQNRGYVLDDYPRLPAQAKELFGQGENIGGEEEEMEAPDFAEKVLPNLVVGLVATDEFITQRIMKMQEEEIRDTPYAEEVILERLKEFRENNTDENTVLNYFDELEIDILLVEVKDDDNEEAFSLIANQMGPPSTFGLTPEEEEELRRIQEQERQLALEKEELNKQLELEKAEDERKNKMEAWSEMLEKLQMEEEKILVAQSEPLRHYLMKYVFPILTKGLIELATLKPDDPVDFLAEYLFKENPEGKMFDPSYNVECEDLYTEFRGYIDKIIDENEAFD; this is translated from the exons atgtcAGATGTCTCGCTTGCAAAAACTCCGGTTGAGGAACTGGCCGGAGGAGACCAACCCGAAGACTCCGAACAACCTGAAGTGTACAAACCTtacaaagtttttatcaaCCATGTGGATTCTTATCACTCCAAATACATCTCGGCC TACATAACGGACCAAATTTATGGATTGTCCAAGCTGATGAGGCAAGGGGGCCCAGGCGAGGAGGCCCCGGGAGAGGAAGCAGCGGCGGTAAAGCCCGCCATGCAAGACCTCCCCAAAGACAAATACGAATTCATCGGCACACTTACCTCGGTTTATAAAGAACCGTCCGAAGACATTCTTTACACCCTCAGCGAAGATGATGAAGATTTTCGCGAAAAGATCCTAAAGTGTGGCTTCATAATTTACGACATTACGAAATATCCGAAACAAATTGAAAAGGCGCTCAAAACGTTGTCTATTCTTACAGAACAGTTAAATGATATTAGTAAAATCGGGCCGAAAACCTACGAGCAGTTTAACGAAACCAAGATTTTTATTCTCATTTCGACCATCATGACCTGGGGATTGACAAAGCCATTAGACCCC GATGACCCGGACTTGCCTTTTTCGGAAGTGGACTATAGGAAACGGAGGCCACATCCTAATTATAAGGAACATTACGCTTGCGAAAaagaagttataaaaattgggCAACAA TATAAagacaaattaaaaacgtatgTTGTATGCACCGGCCTGACGTATGGCGAAGAAGAAGATATTTtggacttttttttcaaaacggcATGGTACAATGAAGTCTTGCCAATTTTTGATAACGGCAACAACAAAATTCCTTTTATCCACGTCCGCGATTTAGCAAA AGCCCTTCATGGGCTAATGGAAAACGCGCCTCCGAAGCCTCAGTATATTTTAGCAGTCGAGCAAACGCCGACAACTCTCAAAAAGTTTATCAAAACTTTAAGCAAGGCTTTAGGTGACGGAAAAGTGGCGAATATCATGTCCGAGGAAGCTTTCCTCTACAAAAACATGACC caaactGTTTTTGAGCGATGCACTGTTAATCTTAACATGGAACCGGTGTTTCTCGTTGAAAATCTGCAATTAGAGTGGCAGAGCGAATTAACTATTGCTGAAAACATGCTTCAAGTGGTCCGCGAATTTACAACAAAACGAAACCTAAGGCctgtgaaaataataatacatggGCCTCCCGGCTCCGGCAAAACTCACTTGGCGAAAAAAATGTGCGAATATTATAACTCCAAATATGTCTCAATTCCCACAATGTTGGAagattacataaaaatttgg aaagaaaGTCTCATAAGGCCTGAAAAACCCAAATTGGAAGAAACCGAGTACCTTGGCGAAGAGGAACTGGAAGAAGAGGTGGAAGACGAAGAAGACCCGCAACAAATTTTGGAGCAAATACGAGAAATGGAACTGTTTATGGAAGCTGGGATTGAGAAAATCCCTGATGATTACATCACCGGGTTATTACGATCGTATTTGGCGAAAAACTTTTGCCAAAATCGGGGTTACGTCCTCGATGATTACCCTCGCTTGCCGGCTCAA GCCAAAGAACTTTTCGGGCAAGGTGAAAACATAGGGGGCGAAGAAGAAGAAATGGAAGCTCCAGACTTTGCCGAAAAAGTTTTGCCCAACCTTGTTGTCGGCTTGGTGGCCACTGATGAATTTATTACCCAAAGGATCATGAAAATGCAAGAGGAAGAAATAAGG GACACTCCTTACGCTGAAGAAGTAATTTTGGAAAGACTGAAGGAGTTTCGCGAGAACAACACTGATGAAAACActgttttgaattattttgatgAGCTGGAAATTGATATATTACTTGTGGAAGTTAAAGACGATGATAATGAGGAAGCCTTTTCTCTCATAGCTAATCAAATGGGTCCACCGTCCACTTTCGGTTTAACACCAGAGGAAGAAGAAGAGTTGAGGAGAATACAAGAACAGGAGAGACAATTAGCTTTGGAGAAAGAAGAGCTGAATAAACAACTCGAATTGGAAAAAGCGGAAGACGAGCGCAAGAATAAAATGGAAGCTTGGTCAGAAATGCTTGAAAAGTTGCAAATGGAAGAAGAGAAGATTTTAGTGGCCCAGAGCGAACCTTTGAGACACTATTTGATGAAATACGTATTTCCGATTCTAACTAAAGGTTTGATAGAACTAGCTACGTTGAAACCGGATGATCCAGTTGATTTTCTTGCTGAATATCTTTTCAAAGAAAATCCCGAGGGTAAAATGTTTGATCCTTCGTACAATGTCGAGTGCGAGGATCTTTACACCGAGTTTCGGGGATACATTGACAAAATTATTGACGAGAACGAGGCATTTGATTGA
- the Psn gene encoding presenilin homolog, protein MSESESEFASVSEKTRLMDGHVETNGSGNSLSGDSRVGPEGSRKRRSRRLPEDDDVPEAQIVTGGSSRPPPVDYEVAELRDEEEELKYGAKHVIKLFAPVSLCMVVVVATISAVNFYSVKDMYLVYTPFHEESSDTSTKVWNAAANSLILMAVIVVMTVLLIVLYKYRCYKTIHGWLILSSLMLLTVFSYLYLEEILRAYNIPMDYPTIVLLMWNFGVMGMVCIHWQGPLVLQQAYLIFVAALMALVFIKYLPEWTTWAVLAVISVWDLVAVLMPKGPLRILVETAQERNEQIFPALIYSSTYMYAYTSMATPSNDENPPRGAAARSSADSTEEHGFTQDWVDNHSSRVAQRRLEVHDVPRGAPRTQIHQEEEERGVKLGLGDFIFYSVLVGKASSYGDWNTTLACFVAILIGLCLTLLLLAIFKKALPALPISITFGLIFYFATKEIVSPFADSLANEQVFI, encoded by the exons ATGTCTGAGAGTGAAAGCGAGTTTGCGTCAGTGTCCGAGAAAACCAGGCTGATGGACGGACATGTGGAGACGAACGGAAGTGGCAATTCGCTGTCGGGTGACTCGAGGGTAGGTCCTGAGGGCTCTCGCAAACGGAGGTCCCGCAGGCTACCCGAAGACGACGATGTTCCTGAAGCCCAGATAGTCACCGGGGGCAGCAGTCGGCCCCCACCTGTAGATTACGAAGTCGCAGAACTCAGAGACGAGGAGGAAGAGTTGAAATACGGGGCCAAGCACGTTATTAAGCTGTTTGCCCCCGTGTCTCTGTGCATGGTGGTGGTAGTCGCGACTATAAGTGCTGTGAACTTCTATTCCGTCAAAGATATGTATTT GGTTTATACTCCGTTCCATGAAGAGAGTTCAGACACCAGCACGAAGGTCTGGAATGCGGCGGCCAATTCGCTGATTCTGATGGCTGTTATTGTAGTAATGACTGTCTTGCTGATTGTGTTATATAAATATAGGTGTTACAAGACAATTCATGGATGGCTGATCCTCTCGTCTTTAATGTTGTTAACCGTCTTTTCGTACCTTTATTTGGA GGAAATTCTGAGAGCTTACAATATTCCCATGGATTACCCCACAATAGTGTTACTGATGTGGAACTTCGGTGTGATGGGCATGGTGTGCATTCACTGGCAAGGCCCTTTGGTTCTCCAACAAGCTTACCTTATTTTTGTTGCGGCCCTTATGGCTCTAGTTTTCATAAAATATCTTCCAGAATGGACAACGTGGGCTGTTCTAGCTGTGATTTCAGTCTGGG ATTTAGTCGCTGTGTTAATGCCCAAGGGCCCTTTGAGAATACTCGTCGAAACAGCTCAGGAACGAAACGAACAAATTTTCCCCGCTTTGATTTATTCTT caACTTATATGTATGCTTATACCAGCATGGCCACCCCTTCAAACGACGAGAACCCCCCTCGGGGGGCTGCAGCCCGATCGTCTGCTGATTCAACCGAGGAACACGGTTTTACGCAAGACTGGGTTGATAATCATTCTAGTAGAGTTGCCCAAAGACGGTTGGAAGTGCATGACGTTCCGCGGGGAGCCCCCCGGACGCAAATTCATCAAGAGGAGGAAGAAC gggGCGTCAAGTTGGGTTTGGGTGACTTTATTTTCTACAGCGTTTTGGTGGGGAAAGCGTCGTCTTACGGGGACTGGAATACCACCTTAGCCTGTTTCGTGGCCATTCTTATT gGACTTTGCCTCACGTTACTTTTGTTGGCGATCTTCAAAAAAGCATTGCCAGCGCTTCCGATCTCTATTACCTTTGgtctgattttttatttcgcaaCCAAAGAAATAGTTAGTCCCTTTGCTGACAGTTTAGCAAACgaacaagtatttatttag